A stretch of DNA from Opisthocomus hoazin isolate bOpiHoa1 chromosome 15, bOpiHoa1.hap1, whole genome shotgun sequence:
CTGGCTCCTGCTAGGCTTCCCCtgctgggtttgggtttggtttcccTTCTCTGGCTGCACACAGCGGTTGTGGAGCATCGCTGTGAGTTGTGAAATGCCTGCCGGGGCCCGCTCCGGCAGCGGCCGCTTCTCAGCGGCGAGTGCGGTGATCCCAAGTGCATGTGATCCCTCcctgcctcggtgcgagcagatGGCAGGCGAGGGTCCCTGCCTGGGGACGCGGGAGCAGCTGTGCGCAGCGCTCTCCCCTGCAAGCAAGGCCCAGTCCCCGGGGTCTGTTTCACATCGTCTTTAGGGTCTTGCAAAGCCCTGCCGTCGTGTACAGCGGGATGAGGTGGGTGCCCAGTTTGCGTGCTGGTGGTAAcatcatcttcatcatcttcctttttttttttttttgcttttccccagACTGCTCTCAGTGCTTTTTTCCAAGAAACGAACATCCCCTACAGCCACCACCATCAGATGGTAagtgctttccccccctctccaGCACTCGCCCGGGGCACAGCACCAGCTGGCGGGCACTTCGGGCTGTTGCTGATGCCCAGCTCGCTGCTTCACAGCTCCAGGAGTGCGGACAGGGAGGGCTGGCCGGGcgctgccagagctgcctgccAAGCAAGGttttcctggagggcagctgaggGTGGTGTAGCCTGTCCCGCGCAGTGGGACAGCGGGTCCCGGAGTGCCCTCGGAACcttgcagagggactggggctgctcctcAGAGAGGGATGGGTCCAGCAGAGGATTCTTTGGGCACGGCCAATGGTGCAGACCAGCCCCAACGTGGCAGGGAGCACCTGGGGGGCCTGGAGCATGGGGCCGGTGTCGGCTGTGTAAGCACGCGCAGAGGTACATGCACGCTGCCCAGCCGCATGCGTCAGTCCTCATGCGCTTGCTGGAGCGACTGAGCGTGCAAACCTCTGCCCCTTAGGAGTTTTCCTCTGGTACGGCGTGGTCATCTGGATGTGTGTAAACACACAGCGACCTGCATGTGTGTGGGtgctgcctgcctctgctctctcgcaGCTGTCCCCAGGCTTGGTCCCTTTAACCCTCATGCCCTGGCAGCCCGTAATCGGCCTGGGCAGATGTGTCTTAGGGATTTGCTGGCTGCCATGGCCTCATTTGACTCTTCAGGACAATCATGATTTGGAGTGTGCAGTAAGCATGCAGAGCAAGTCCCTGGCAGGGACTGAGAGCGCCTGGTCTCCCGTGGGGTGGGAGCTGAGCCTGAGCCTTGCACATGCTGAGCTGGAAAGCCACAGACTGAAGGTGGCACCAGCAGGTCGTGAAGCAGAGGGGGTCTCTGACTTggccaggcacaggagcaggcgcAGCGGGGTCGCATCTGGGCCTTCTGACGGGAGGTGTCGTCCCAGCATTAGTCTTTAGAGGCTTAAATAACTGCTGCCTGCGGGCAGTGTGGGTCCGGGGGCTCCCTGCGCTGCAGCAGTGGGGGCGGAGGGGTCTTGTGCTGGGCTTtggtgggaggcaggagggggaGACCCTGCTGCGTGGCAGGGCCGGTGCTGTGCCTGACTCTGTGTCTCCTTCCCGCAGATGTGCACTCCTGCCAACACGCCGGCCACGCCGCCCAACTTCCCCGACGCCCTCACCATGTTCTCCCGCCTCAAGGCCTCCGAGAGCTTCAACAGCAGCAGCCCCGTGGCTTCCATGGCGacttccccgccgcccccggccccgccgctgccccagcACGGGGCCTTCAACCCCGCATGGCCGGCGGCTTCGCCCCCCGGCCAGCAGCAGAGCATGTGGACTCCGGCCCCCCCGGCGCAGCCTGCTGGCTGGCCAGCCACTGTCTCCCAGCAGGCTACGGCAGAAC
This window harbors:
- the UBALD1 gene encoding UBA-like domain-containing protein 1, with the translated sequence MDELRHQVMINQFVLAAGCAADQAKQLLQAAHWQFETALSAFFQETNIPYSHHHQMMCTPANTPATPPNFPDALTMFSRLKASESFNSSSPVASMATSPPPPAPPLPQHGAFNPAWPAASPPGQQQSMWTPAPPAQPAGWPATVSQQATAEQKANVTMEAER